In Bos taurus isolate L1 Dominette 01449 registration number 42190680 breed Hereford chromosome 13, ARS-UCD2.0, whole genome shotgun sequence, the DNA window ttgtttttgttttttcattattaggCCTAGACATGCTCCTCCTAGCTGTTTTGGGGGGAATAATCTGTGAAATTGTCATAGTCAATTTTATTGTATACCTTTTTATATCTCCAGTTTTGACACAGTGGACCTGGCTAGTAAATGAGTCATGGTATGATCAGTCATCACAGTATATTTAATTTAGCTGAAAAATGGCAAATGAAACAGTTCTGATATATGGCTACTTCGGATACAAGTTATTGATTATGaagtttttttaatggaaattattGTTGAATTATCCAAGGAAGCATAGCTCTGACTAATGAGATAaaattaagcaaaagaaaaatgtgaacTGAATATCAAGAAATACTTCCAGTAGATGAGCTTGGGATTAAATCGGACGGAGAAGTCCCAGTGGAAGTGGCTGGGGGACATTTAACACCATACATGTTACTTTGAGCTGCAGTGAACTTAAACAATTTACAAGCGACAGACTCTGACTTTGGCAGGATGATGAGTGAGATCGTATCTCTAGTTTCATTGATTCTCTTACCCTGGTATACATTCACAGCCTCACATCCCCTATGGACAGaatttatgtgtgtgttaaattttctgattatcgttttttttttttccaggaaacactCTTTTTAGAGCATCGCCTGGTCCCATCAGAAATGTCTTCCTTAAGTGGGAAAGTTCAGACAGTCCTGGGCCTTGTGGAGCCTGGCACACTGGGCCGCACCCTGACCCACGAACATTTGACAATGACCTTCGACTGCTGTTACTACCCACCTCCTCCAAGCCACGAAGCTATCTCCAAGGAGCCtattataatgaaaaatttattttggatCCAGAAAAACCCTTATTCCCATAAAGAGAATCTGCAGCTGAATCAGGAGACTGAAGCCATCAAGGAAGAACTGTTGGATTTTAAAGCCAAAGGTGGAGGAGCTTTGGTGGAAAACACCACCACTGGGCTGAGCCGAGACGTGCGGACCTTGAAGTGGCTTGCGGAAGAGACTGGCGTCCACATCATAGCGGGAGCTGGCTTTTATGTGGATGCGACTCACTCTTCAGAGACCAGAGCCAAGTCAGTGGAGCAGGTATCAATAAAATCCTTCATTTCTTGgacaattgttgttgttgttctttagtctctaagtcatgtccaactcttgcaaccccatggactgtagcccaccaggctcctctgtccatgggatttcccaggcaaggatactggagtgggttgccgtttcctcctccagggcatcttcccgatccagggattgaacccttgtctcctggttggcaggtggattttttaccactgagccaccagggaagcccttcttggaCATTTGTGTGTAAATTCAGAACAGTCAGCCCTTCAGACCTTGGATTATCCCTACACGTCATCTACATTTGGAAATGTCATTGGCTCAGAGGCATGCTATGGAAATTTGCCAGCTAGCAAAGACATCTGTCACTGGGACCTAAATTAGGAAcatttcattttacaaagaaaCTGTGTCCTGGAAGAAGATCTTAATGCATGGGTCACCAAAAAACCTGATATGTTCATACTTTGATTCACGTATATGATAtcggctcagtagtggtggcacaGATTTGTGTAAATCTCAACTTTCCATTGTAAGCTTCAGTTATGcaacctcagttttctttctgGATTTTATAATGTAACCAGCAATAAAAATTCACTCTAGGGTGAAACTTGGCAGGCAGAGACTTGGCACTTTTGCAAATatgtttccttctccttttacaAAACAAGACGGGTAGAAGAAAATCcactttcctgtttttgtttaaaTAGGATCTTAAGCAAGAATGGGCAGAAGGAAAAGTAAATCTTTCAGGgattaaagagaaagaataagCCACAAAGCTTTttttgcatgtgtatgtgtgctccttctatatatacacataatacaaatgtatatgtatttacatgtatatgtatatattcatgtgtATCTTCCATTATCTGTTTCATAGGCATAGAATGTCAGCTGCAGCCTTTGTAAAGAATCagtctttaaaatactttatatttcagatttttatctGCATTTTTTCCAATAAGGCCGTTCTCTTTTTAATTGGTGtcttatttattgattgatttttggccacaccatgcagcatgtaggatcctagttccttgaccagggattgaatccaggccccctgcattagaacaCATGGACTCCCAGTCtgtgggtgtgctcagtcatgtccaactctttgccaacccatgaactatagcctgccaggctcctccgtccatgggattctccaggcaaggatactggagtgggttgccattttctattccaggggattttcccaggaatcaaacccgagtctctgtgtctcttgcattggcagatggattctttaccactgaaccaccagggaagcccagggatatattcaaatatatatatatatatatatatttaattggtCTCTTTATATACATTGATATTATTTGAAGACTATCCTGATATCAGGGATTACACATTCTTCTAACCACACATAGCAGTAAATATAAATAGGAACTCCCCCAAAATGTCATCTTAGAATTGTATGCTGTGAATTTGCTTTGCTGCATAGtgtagcttccctgatggctcagatggtaaagaatctgcctgacccaggttcggtcactgggttgggaagatttcctgaagaagggaatggtaatccacttcagtattcttgcctggagaactccatgaacagaggaacctggaggactatagtccatggggttgcaaagagttggacatgactgagtgactatactTTCTTTTTCATAGTGTAAAGGGAACTTCCCAGgaggctgagtggtaaagaatccacttgccaatgcaggagacatgagttcaatccctgggtcaggaagatctcctggagaaggaaaaggcaatccactccagtattttcacctgggaaatcccatggatagagaagcctgacaggctacagtccacggaatcacaatgagtcagatacaacttagcaactaaacaacaaaaacagtagggTAAAGGACAGAATAAATAATAGAGAATTAAAGAATTACTTGTTACGGTTGACACAGACTCAAAGACAGTCTTTTTACATTCTACATGCCCCTGAGATTAAATTATGGATTTTTatctcaatgaatgaatgaatgtacaaGGTATGTACTCTTCTTAAGTCACTTTTCCCCATGTAGCTTCCTAAATCCATGAATTTCTTGTAAAATAATCACAGTAAGATACTATTAAATCTTTGATTTAGAGTAACttgtattttttatgtttttttttttttattaaaatttttttaaaattttctttggagtatatttgattaccaatgttgtgttagtttcagatgtccagcaaagtgattcagttatacatatacatgtataacttttcaaattcttttttttttttttggccacatttgCAGCATGTATCATCTTAATTCCCCAACGAAgtattgaacccgggccccctgcattggaagcatagagtcttaaccactggactactctAAAATTCTTTTAGAATAACTTGTTGAATTTGAGATTTTGCCAGTAAAATGCCTTTCTCATTTGCCAATATTAACTGAACGAATGttgaatatatttatacatttttaaaagaatgagtgACTCAATGAATAAATTCATTCACATACTGTATTGACTCTCTGTTGATAAAATCCAGTTTATAAATTTTCATTCTCACTCTTCCTTAGCTTACTGATGTCCTTGTTAATGAAATTCTCTGTGGAGCCGATGGAACCAGTATCAAGTGTGGTGTTATTGGGGAAATTGGTTGCTCCTGGCCTCTGACTGACAGTGAAAGAAAGGTTCTGCAGGCAACAGCTCACGCCCAGACTCAGCTTGGCTGTCCTGTTATTATTCATCCCGGAAGGAATCAAAGTGCACCGTTTCAGATTATCCGAGTGTTGCAAGAAGCTGGAGGAGACATCTCCAAAACCGTTATGTCACACATCGATAGGTAAGCAGAACATCTACCAATTAATGTCAACCATCTCATGATTCATGGATGATCAAATAAATAGAATCATCAGACCAATGAAACACTAGAGAAAACTACTAACTACACGTTAGATAGTATTTAGAAAGTTTTACCATAAACATTAATAAAAGTCACTGATGCCATTTTTGTGTCCCTACTCTGTGTTAGTACCCTAGGTATTTTGCGTaagtcatttcttttaatttagttAATCCT includes these proteins:
- the PTER gene encoding N-acetyltaurine hydrolase isoform X1, with translation MSSLSGKVQTVLGLVEPGTLGRTLTHEHLTMTFDCCYYPPPPSHEAISKEPIIMKNLFWIQKNPYSHKENLQLNQETEAIKEELLDFKAKGGGALVENTTTGLSRDVRTLKWLAEETGVHIIAGAGFYVDATHSSETRAKSVEQLTDVLVNEILCGADGTSIKCGVIGEIGCSWPLTDSERKVLQATAHAQTQLGCPVIIHPGRNQSAPFQIIRVLQEAGGDISKTVMSHIDRTILDKKELLEFAQFGCYLEYDLFGTELFHYQFNPDIDMPNDNKRIKRVRLLVDEGYEDRILMAHDIHTKNRLTKYGGHGYSHILTNIVPKMLLRGITEGALDKILIENPKQWLTFK